One window from the genome of Haliaeetus albicilla chromosome 26, bHalAlb1.1, whole genome shotgun sequence encodes:
- the CLPS gene encoding colipase, whose product MANMLSPCLLLVLLLLTPALSAPHERGLIFNLDTGELCLQSAQCKSGCCHRHSGLSLARCAPKAAEFQKCSPKSLYGVYYECPCESGLNCDVDKTIVGSITNSDFGICKDPQSSNGLQ is encoded by the exons ATGGCCAACATGCTGtccccctgcctgctcctggtcCTGCTGCTCCTGACCCCAGCCCTGTCCGCCCCACACGAGCGAGGGCTCATCTTCAACTTG GACACGGGGGAGCTGTGCCTGCAGAGCGCCCAGTGCAAGAGCGGCTGCTGCCATCGGCACAGCGGCCTGAGCCTGGCCCGATGTGCACCGAAGGCGGCCGAGTTCCAGAAGTGCTCTCCGAAG AGCCTCTATGGGGTCTACTACGAATGTCCCTGCGAGAGCGGCTTGAACTGCGACGTTGATAAGACCATCGTGGGCTCCATCACCAACAGCGACTTCGGTATCTGCAAGGATCCCCAGAGCTCCAACGGGTTGcagtga